From Salvia splendens isolate huo1 chromosome 3, SspV2, whole genome shotgun sequence, a single genomic window includes:
- the LOC121794176 gene encoding uncharacterized protein LOC121794176: protein MDPVHYIQNCFRAIRNWFRHNAVLISSTLFISGLVWSTMMEKTFLRILITPHTSAGGKVYDLPSIVLVNLHQGITSVFALVFTYATGGCLLRFLVVVFSTTASILGVIHYMLVAAGNDDKEQLHMCSFYVAMVVMASAQAALTALLKEALEDRFRPTYQRQRLTKLLWSPVSLMATEFAPLEPLTGLHFDKLALVLITMMLCLLCVFLFSSFSYNHYAMMRGNVRATEAADNRRPVNLLSLWVCLLFLSLVSASASTFFFLEASTFNGRNYLSAILSQDNLLRFTEASFRGIQQHSQETIEFLRIGIALVYSVICCTLAMSVYWLTPHFFILGLMVGVAKEGFRSLYESRVPPHLKRFGSVWGELARGLGGMLSILCIFVFRGSDISWSENDSSSFSTYCIFLLVLSGFSLMLFLLVAVLYMGGCILLDDDEIYEHLE from the exons ATGGATCCCGTCCATTACATCCAAAACTGTTTCCGTGCAATCCGAAACTGGTTCCGTCACAACGCCGTCTTAATCAGTTCCACCCTGTTCATCTCTG GGCTGGTATGGAGCACGATGATGGAGAAGACATTCCTGAGGATCCTAATCACGCCCCACACCAGCGCCGGCGGGAAAGTGTACGATCTCCCAAGTATTGTGCTAGTGAATTTGCACCAAGGAATAACCAGTGTTTTCGCACTGGTTTTCACTTATGCGACCGGTGGCTGCTTGCTCCGATTCTTGGTTGTGGTTTTCTCCACTACAGCTTCCATCCTC GGAGTGATACACTACATGCTTGTGGCTGCTGGAAATGACGATAAAGAGCAGCTTCATATGTGTTCATTCTACGTAGCTATGGTTGTAATGGCTTCTGCGCAAGCGGCCCTAACAGCCTTGCTGAAAGAAGCTCTCGAAGATCGTTTCAGGCCGACGTATCAGAGACAACGCCTCACCAAACTCTTGTGGAGTCCCGTCTCCTTAATGGCTACCGAATTCGCCCCCTTGGAGCCTTTAACGGGATTGCACTTTGACAAACTCGCTCTAGTGTTAATCACTATGATGCTGTGTTTGTTATGCGTCTTCTTGTTCAGTTCCTTCTCCTATAACCACTACGCAATGATGAGAGGCAATGTCAGAGCGACAGAGGCAGCAGACAATCGGAGGCCAGTGAATCTTTTGTCGTTATGGGTTTGTTTACTCTTTTTAAGCCTAGTTTCTGCTTCTGCAagcaccttcttcttcttagagGCCAGCACATTCAATGGCCGCAACTACTTATCTGCCATTCTGTCGCAAGACAATTTGCTGAGATTCACCGAAGCTTCGTTCAGGGGAATTCAGCAGCACAGCCAAGAGACGATAGAGTTCCTGAGAATCGGCATTGCATTGGTGTACTCCGTGATATGCTGCACCCTTGCAATGAGCGTGTACTGGCTTACTCCGCACTTCTTTATACTGGGACTGATGGTGGGAGTAGCGAAAGAGGGGTTCCGGTCGTTGTACGAATCTCGGGTTCCACCTCACTTGAAGAGATTCGGGTCGGTTTGGGGAGAGCTTGCGAGGGGACTTGGTGGTATGCTGAGCATACTTTGCATTTTCGTCTTTCGTGGAAGTGATATCAGCTGGTCGGAGAATGACAGTAGCAGCTTCAGCACGTACTGTATTTTTCTGCTAGTTTTGAGTGGTTTTAGCTTAATGTTATTCTTGCTGGTTGCTGTTTTGTACATGGGTGGGTGCATCCTTTTGGATGATGATGAAATCTACGAGCACTTGGAATAG
- the LOC121794173 gene encoding uncharacterized protein LOC121794173 isoform X1 — protein sequence MELVRPKYKPILLIIGLIWIFKMVEKTLLNISITRLTSTGVEYDLRNVVVVVSLHQAIRDISTVVFTYTVGVCTHRLGRYLMVVFPTTAFTIGLVLSFLVPGSMGLWFFFPAMVVMALAQAALTVTLKAFLDDQFRPKYDDDERKLHTESLWTCVSFLAAVFALFEPSMGLHLKKLELLLFILMGFIFLLFLLGFNCYYDDEGRSFNFKLPATSATTVKYPVNLKLLWVSLPILSLVSASGSTFFLLEANTLVRGNLTYILMLDNVTRFMEFVVREASKRVVKKLKDRQKHPHNLQKMEMVRIAFAVCCCPLCCNIAVMTATHRKYETAGTMSVFWLTPQFFLLGLMAGLAKDGFRSLYESQVEPHQLKKYGSALGDLGSGVGSLLNILCIVIFGWHFNWFQNNIADSSLNMYYILLSNLSVTHVIIYLPAVLRYIGPSLFLLSDEKLEVKLLMLKEQGENSCQLGTEKVLEC from the exons ATGGAATTAGTCAGGCCTAAATATAAACCAATCCTTCTCATCATAG GGCTCATATGGATCTTCAAGATGGTGGAGAAGACACTTCTTAACATCTCAATCACGCGCCTCACCAGCACTGGGGTGGAGTATGACCTCCGAAATGTTGTGGTAGTTGTGAGCCTACACCAAGCAATAAGAGATATTTCGACTGTAGTGTTCACTTATACAGTCGGCGTTTGCACGCACCGCTTGGGCCGCTACTTGATGGTCGTTTTCCCCACTACAGCTTTCACCATC GGTCTGGTACTCAGCTTTCTTGTGCCTGGAAGCATGGGTTTGTGGTTCTTTTTCCCTGCTATGGTTGTAATGGCTTTAGCGCAAGCTGCACTGACGGTCACTCTGAAAGCATTTCTTGATGATCAGTTTAGGCCGAAGTATGATGACGATGAGAGGAAACTTCACACTGAATCCTTGTGGACTTGTGTCTCCTTCTTGGCTGCAGTGTTTGCTCTGTTTGAGCCTTCAATGGGACTTCACTTGAAGAAACTCGAACTGTTATTATTCATTTTGATGGGGTTTATCTTCTTATTGTTCTTGCTGGGTTTCAACTGCTACTATGATGATGAGGGGAGGAGCTTCAACTTCAAACTGCCTGCCACTTCAGCTACAACAGTAAAGTATCCAGTGAATCTTAAGTTGCTTTGGGTTTCTTTGCCCATTTTAAGTTTAGTTTCTGCTTCTGGAAGCACCTTCTTCTTATTAGAAGCCAACACACTCGTTCGCGGCAATCTAACTTACATTCTTATGCTTGACAATGTGACGAGATTTATGGAGTTTGTTGTCCGAGAAGCATCCAAACGTGTAGTCAAAAAACTCAAAGATCGTCAGAAACACCCACACAACCTACAGAAGATGGAGATGGTGAGAATCGCATTTGCAGTGTGTTGTTGCCCGTTGTGCTGCAACATTGCTGTGATGACTGCGACACACAGGAAGTACGAGACAGCTGGCACAATGAGCGTGTTTTGGCTAACTCCACAGTTCTTTTTACTGGGACTGATGGCAGGACTCGCCAAAGATGGGTTTCGGTCGTTATATGAATCTCAGGTTGAACCCCATCAATTAAAGAAATACGGGTCGGCTTTGGGAGACCTTGGAAGCGGAGTTGGTAGTTTACTGAACATACTTTGCATTGTCATCTTTGGTTGGCATTTCAACTGGTTCCAGAATAATATAGCTGACAGTAGCCTCaacatgtattatattttacTGTCAAATTTGAGTGTTACTCACGTAATAATATACCTTCCGGCTGTGTTACGGTACATAGGCCCGTCGTTGTTCTTATTGAGTGATGAAAAACTGGAGGTTAAATTGCTCATGCTCAAAGAACAGGGTGAAAACTCGTGCCAGCTCGGGACAGAGAAGGTGCTAGAGTGTTGA
- the LOC121794173 gene encoding protein NRT1/ PTR FAMILY 5.5-like isoform X2, translated as MGLVLSFLVPGSMGLWFFFPAMVVMALAQAALTVTLKAFLDDQFRPKYDDDERKLHTESLWTCVSFLAAVFALFEPSMGLHLKKLELLLFILMGFIFLLFLLGFNCYYDDEGRSFNFKLPATSATTVKYPVNLKLLWVSLPILSLVSASGSTFFLLEANTLVRGNLTYILMLDNVTRFMEFVVREASKRVVKKLKDRQKHPHNLQKMEMVRIAFAVCCCPLCCNIAVMTATHRKYETAGTMSVFWLTPQFFLLGLMAGLAKDGFRSLYESQVEPHQLKKYGSALGDLGSGVGSLLNILCIVIFGWHFNWFQNNIADSSLNMYYILLSNLSVTHVIIYLPAVLRYIGPSLFLLSDEKLEVKLLMLKEQGENSCQLGTEKVLEC; from the exons ATG GGTCTGGTACTCAGCTTTCTTGTGCCTGGAAGCATGGGTTTGTGGTTCTTTTTCCCTGCTATGGTTGTAATGGCTTTAGCGCAAGCTGCACTGACGGTCACTCTGAAAGCATTTCTTGATGATCAGTTTAGGCCGAAGTATGATGACGATGAGAGGAAACTTCACACTGAATCCTTGTGGACTTGTGTCTCCTTCTTGGCTGCAGTGTTTGCTCTGTTTGAGCCTTCAATGGGACTTCACTTGAAGAAACTCGAACTGTTATTATTCATTTTGATGGGGTTTATCTTCTTATTGTTCTTGCTGGGTTTCAACTGCTACTATGATGATGAGGGGAGGAGCTTCAACTTCAAACTGCCTGCCACTTCAGCTACAACAGTAAAGTATCCAGTGAATCTTAAGTTGCTTTGGGTTTCTTTGCCCATTTTAAGTTTAGTTTCTGCTTCTGGAAGCACCTTCTTCTTATTAGAAGCCAACACACTCGTTCGCGGCAATCTAACTTACATTCTTATGCTTGACAATGTGACGAGATTTATGGAGTTTGTTGTCCGAGAAGCATCCAAACGTGTAGTCAAAAAACTCAAAGATCGTCAGAAACACCCACACAACCTACAGAAGATGGAGATGGTGAGAATCGCATTTGCAGTGTGTTGTTGCCCGTTGTGCTGCAACATTGCTGTGATGACTGCGACACACAGGAAGTACGAGACAGCTGGCACAATGAGCGTGTTTTGGCTAACTCCACAGTTCTTTTTACTGGGACTGATGGCAGGACTCGCCAAAGATGGGTTTCGGTCGTTATATGAATCTCAGGTTGAACCCCATCAATTAAAGAAATACGGGTCGGCTTTGGGAGACCTTGGAAGCGGAGTTGGTAGTTTACTGAACATACTTTGCATTGTCATCTTTGGTTGGCATTTCAACTGGTTCCAGAATAATATAGCTGACAGTAGCCTCaacatgtattatattttacTGTCAAATTTGAGTGTTACTCACGTAATAATATACCTTCCGGCTGTGTTACGGTACATAGGCCCGTCGTTGTTCTTATTGAGTGATGAAAAACTGGAGGTTAAATTGCTCATGCTCAAAGAACAGGGTGAAAACTCGTGCCAGCTCGGGACAGAGAAGGTGCTAGAGTGTTGA